The Staphylothermus marinus F1 genome has a segment encoding these proteins:
- a CDS encoding DNA-binding protein, producing the protein MVENTPMYLMSIKPKYAYRIFTNIKKFELRKWFGVTPEKGSIIVVYASGSVRAIIGEFRVGRIISGKPSHIWDKLSLFEETGVSEEDYQYIKGSKMAMALEVIDPKLYIKPITLDEIRSIIPGFMPPFSFRRLYTDEPLYELIIRKAREYLYMKTM; encoded by the coding sequence ATGGTTGAGAATACACCAATGTATTTGATGAGTATTAAACCTAAATATGCCTATAGAATATTTACCAATATAAAGAAGTTTGAGCTTAGGAAATGGTTTGGAGTAACGCCCGAGAAAGGATCGATTATAGTAGTCTATGCAAGTGGCTCAGTTAGAGCTATTATAGGCGAGTTCAGAGTAGGACGTATTATTTCAGGTAAACCTTCTCATATATGGGATAAATTATCCTTGTTCGAAGAAACAGGTGTGAGCGAGGAAGACTACCAGTATATTAAAGGTTCAAAAATGGCGATGGCTTTAGAAGTTATCGATCCCAAACTATATATTAAGCCTATCACACTGGATGAGATAAGATCAATTATACCAGGATTTATGCCGCCATTCAGCTTTAGAAGACTCTACACGGATGAACCGCTATATGAATTGATTATTAGAAAAGCACGTGAATACTTATATATGAAAACTATGTAG
- a CDS encoding tRNA (adenine-N1)-methyltransferase gives MSVNNSLNYGDLALIYIDSKRKYLVKLEEGKILGTDKGFIKHEDIIGKKYGDIIYTNRNVKAYILKPLLIDLLQGLKRVTQIIYPKDSSLMIYLSSITPGSLVLEAGVGSGFLTASLANFVGDSGKIIGFDIREDHLLKASENLEKLGFDRRVELILGDIREESIVVDEVFDAVFYDLPDPWNALNTAYRALKPSSPILIYVPTVNQIEKTVLSMREHGGFIDIHVYEVLLREYSVEKNATRPYTLMIGHTGYIVFARKISA, from the coding sequence ATGAGCGTTAATAATAGCCTAAATTATGGAGACCTAGCCCTTATATATATCGATTCTAAACGAAAATATCTCGTAAAGCTTGAAGAAGGCAAAATCTTAGGTACAGATAAAGGCTTTATAAAACACGAAGATATAATTGGTAAAAAATATGGAGATATTATTTATACTAATCGTAATGTTAAGGCTTATATTTTAAAGCCTCTACTCATAGACTTATTGCAAGGATTGAAGAGAGTTACGCAGATAATATATCCTAAAGACTCTTCATTAATGATATATCTTTCAAGCATTACTCCTGGTTCACTAGTTCTAGAAGCTGGTGTTGGTTCTGGGTTCTTAACAGCATCATTAGCTAATTTCGTAGGTGATTCGGGGAAAATTATAGGATTTGATATACGAGAGGATCATTTATTAAAGGCTAGCGAGAATCTCGAAAAACTAGGTTTTGATAGAAGAGTTGAACTTATTTTGGGCGATATTAGAGAGGAATCCATAGTTGTTGATGAGGTATTTGATGCTGTTTTTTACGATCTACCTGATCCCTGGAATGCCCTGAATACTGCATATAGAGCATTAAAGCCTTCTTCGCCGATACTCATATATGTTCCTACAGTGAATCAAATCGAGAAAACTGTTTTATCAATGAGAGAACACGGTGGATTCATAGATATACATGTCTATGAGGTATTGTTGAGAGAATATAGTGTCGAAAAGAATGCAACTCGTCCTTATACTTTGATGATAGGGCATACAGGCTATATTGTTTTTGCCAGAAAAATTAGCGCTTAG
- a CDS encoding ribbon-helix-helix domain-containing protein: MAGAIAKMRLITVKMPEIYVEGLDELVKIGRYSSRSEVIRVAIRDLLKKELWIRESEF, translated from the coding sequence ATGGCTGGTGCAATAGCTAAAATGAGATTAATAACTGTTAAAATGCCCGAAATATATGTTGAAGGATTAGATGAACTAGTTAAGATAGGAAGGTATAGTAGTAGAAGTGAAGTAATACGTGTAGCTATAAGGGATCTTTTAAAGAAGGAGTTATGGATTAGAGAATCAGAATTCTAG
- a CDS encoding protein-lysine N-methyltransferase encodes MPYHVPYVPTPIPVARMMLKLAGAGPDDIVYDLGCGDGRILIVAVKEFNVKKAVGIDKDPERIREARKNAEKNGVSNRIVLINDDFFNVDISEATIVTMFLLTIVNEALKPKLEKELIDGARIVSHEFRIPGWKPFKVVDVKDNTGLTHTIYLYIKGKHK; translated from the coding sequence ATGCCTTATCACGTACCATATGTGCCCACCCCAATACCTGTTGCTAGAATGATGTTAAAACTAGCGGGAGCAGGGCCCGACGATATAGTCTATGATCTCGGTTGTGGCGATGGAAGAATATTGATAGTAGCTGTGAAAGAATTCAACGTCAAAAAAGCTGTGGGAATAGATAAGGACCCTGAAAGAATAAGAGAGGCAAGAAAAAATGCTGAGAAAAACGGAGTATCTAATAGGATAGTTCTCATAAATGATGATTTCTTTAACGTAGACATAAGCGAAGCTACTATAGTAACAATGTTTCTTCTCACCATAGTAAACGAGGCTCTAAAACCTAAACTAGAAAAAGAATTAATAGATGGAGCACGAATTGTTAGCCACGAATTCAGAATACCTGGGTGGAAGCCTTTCAAGGTTGTAGATGTTAAAGATAATACTGGTTTAACTCATACCATCTATCTCTATATTAAAGGTAAACACAAATAA
- a CDS encoding 30S ribosomal protein S26e: MPKKRESRGRHKGAKGKVGYVQCDNCGRIVPRDKAICITRWYSPVSPQLAQELEKKGAIIMKYPVTKCYCVSCAVHLGIVKVRPEHERKPKPQPI; this comes from the coding sequence ATGCCTAAAAAAAGGGAAAGCAGAGGAAGACATAAAGGTGCAAAAGGAAAGGTAGGCTATGTACAATGTGATAATTGTGGAAGAATTGTTCCAAGAGATAAAGCAATATGTATTACGAGATGGTATAGCCCAGTAAGTCCACAGCTTGCTCAAGAACTCGAGAAGAAAGGCGCCATAATAATGAAGTACCCAGTAACGAAATGTTATTGTGTATCATGTGCAGTACATTTAGGCATAGTAAAGGTTCGACCAGAACATGAGAGAAAACCTAAACCCCAGCCGATATAA